In Streptomyces capitiformicae, one genomic interval encodes:
- a CDS encoding DUF5995 family protein: protein MSWDGLAGIVREARRAGDRVGYFAALYRQVTVEVRAAIHGGLFDDGARMDRFDTLFGNRYFDAYDAWRRDRSGPRCWRETFGLLDDADTVIVQHLLLGVNAHINLDLAVAAARTSPGEAIHGLRRDFLLINDILARVVLVVQDSLGALSPLMSLLDQVGARTDERILDFSVRQSREEAWYNAVLLAGQNEEEREATIERLDIRAAVLARLIARPGGVVRPAMQLIRSTESDDVPAVIAHLDHAMERSSARPGTG from the coding sequence ATGTCGTGGGACGGGCTGGCCGGGATCGTGCGGGAGGCCCGTCGCGCCGGTGACCGGGTCGGGTACTTCGCGGCGCTGTACCGACAGGTGACCGTTGAGGTCCGCGCGGCCATTCACGGTGGGCTGTTCGACGACGGCGCCCGAATGGACCGTTTCGACACACTCTTCGGCAACCGCTACTTCGACGCGTACGACGCCTGGCGTCGTGACCGGAGCGGGCCGCGTTGCTGGCGCGAGACGTTCGGGCTGCTCGACGACGCCGACACCGTCATCGTCCAGCACCTGCTGCTCGGTGTGAACGCGCACATCAACCTCGACCTGGCCGTCGCCGCCGCGCGGACCAGCCCGGGCGAGGCCATCCACGGGTTACGACGCGACTTTCTGCTGATCAACGACATCCTCGCGCGGGTGGTGCTGGTGGTGCAGGACTCGCTCGGTGCCCTGTCGCCCCTCATGTCGCTGCTGGATCAGGTCGGAGCCCGCACCGACGAGCGGATCCTCGACTTCAGTGTCCGTCAGTCCCGCGAGGAGGCCTGGTACAACGCCGTCCTGCTGGCCGGCCAGAACGAAGAGGAGCGCGAGGCCACCATCGAGCGGCTCGACATCCGGGCCGCCGTGCTCGCCCGGTTGATCGCGCGCCCGGGCGGAGTCGTCCGGCCGGCCATGCAGCTGATCCGGAGCACCGAGAGTGATGACGTGCCGGCTGTCATCGCCCATCTGGACCACGCCATGGAGCGATCCTCCGCCCGGCCGGGGACGGGGTGA
- a CDS encoding calcium-binding protein: protein MRRRATFAVLAAATAATTALGGLLGPTAYADEIVGDIQIDKVSVNGGKNIVVGLADKTVTVSVTATDPSGIWDADFHLWRGTDPDNPDAYITVDQNTTPADCVASTSTTSTCSKTFTFEPDWWLTNADAGTWKVGVYVSANDNSWTVRDAYTTTRIQRLSQLTVNAAPEPIAKGKTLTVTGKLSRANWDTDVYAGYTAQPVRLQFRKAGTSTYTTLKTVNTSSTGYLKTTATASADGYWRWSFAGTSTTPAVASSADYVDVQ, encoded by the coding sequence ATGCGCCGACGCGCCACCTTCGCCGTCCTCGCCGCCGCCACGGCCGCCACCACCGCGCTGGGCGGACTCCTCGGTCCCACCGCGTACGCGGACGAGATCGTCGGCGACATCCAGATCGACAAGGTCTCCGTCAACGGCGGGAAGAACATCGTGGTCGGCCTCGCCGACAAGACGGTCACGGTCTCGGTGACCGCGACCGATCCCTCGGGGATCTGGGACGCCGACTTCCACCTGTGGCGCGGCACCGATCCCGACAACCCCGACGCCTACATCACGGTGGACCAGAACACCACGCCGGCGGACTGCGTGGCCTCCACCTCGACCACCTCCACCTGTTCGAAGACCTTCACCTTCGAACCGGACTGGTGGCTCACCAACGCCGACGCCGGGACCTGGAAGGTCGGCGTCTACGTCTCTGCCAACGACAACAGCTGGACCGTGCGGGACGCCTACACGACCACCCGCATCCAGCGGCTCTCCCAGCTGACCGTCAACGCCGCCCCGGAACCGATAGCCAAGGGCAAGACGCTCACGGTCACCGGCAAGCTCAGCCGGGCGAACTGGGACACCGACGTCTACGCGGGCTACACCGCCCAGCCGGTCAGGCTCCAGTTCCGCAAGGCGGGCACCAGCACCTACACCACCCTCAAGACGGTGAACACCTCCAGCACGGGCTACCTGAAGACCACGGCCACCGCCTCCGCGGACGGCTACTGGCGCTGGAGCTTCGCCGGCACGTCCACGACCCCGGCCGTCGCGTCGTCGGCCGACTACGTCGACGTGCAGTAG
- a CDS encoding cold-shock protein yields the protein MATGTVKWFNAEKGFGFIAQDGGGADVFAHYSNIATQGFRELQEGQKVTFDVTQGQKGPQAENIVPS from the coding sequence ATGGCCACCGGTACTGTGAAGTGGTTCAACGCGGAAAAGGGCTTCGGCTTCATCGCGCAGGACGGCGGCGGCGCCGACGTCTTCGCCCACTACTCGAACATCGCCACGCAGGGCTTCCGCGAGCTGCAGGAAGGCCAGAAGGTGACCTTCGACGTCACCCAGGGCCAGAAGGGCCCGCAGGCGGAGAACATCGTTCCCTCCTGA
- a CDS encoding cold-shock protein, producing MATGTVKWFNSEKGFGFIEQDGGGPDVFAHYSNIATQGFRELQEGQKVSFDIAQGQKGPTAENIVPA from the coding sequence ATGGCTACCGGCACCGTGAAGTGGTTCAACTCGGAAAAGGGCTTCGGCTTCATCGAGCAGGACGGCGGCGGCCCCGACGTCTTCGCCCACTACTCGAACATCGCCACCCAGGGCTTCCGCGAGCTGCAGGAAGGCCAGAAGGTGTCGTTCGACATCGCGCAGGGCCAGAAGGGCCCGACGGCCGAGAACATCGTTCCCGCCTGA
- a CDS encoding DEAD/DEAH box helicase, with the protein MSRTRTTRAYDRSASSAAMGSAAKRSGTKRSGAPRRSKGGQGGQARQGGQGRQQASPQGEFALPVTTTPALAAVDSFAELGLPAPMTAALVQEGVTVPFPIQAATLPNSLAGRDVLGRGRTGSGKTLAFGLAVLARTAGKRAEPRQPLALVLVPTRELAQQVTDALTPYARSVRLRLATVVGGMSIGRQAGALRTGAEVVVATPGRLKDLIERDDCRLGDVAITVLDEADQMTDMGFMPQVTALLDQVRPDGQRMLFSATLDRNVDLLVRRYLTDPVVHSVDPSAGAVTTMEHHVLHVHDTDKQRTATEIAARDGRVIMFLDTKHRVDRLTKHLLKSGVHAAALHGGKSQPQRTRTLAQFKDGQVTVLVATNVAARGIHVDNLDLVVNVDPPSDPKDYLHRGGRTARAGESGSVVTLVTPDQRRDMARLMASAGVTPRITPVRSGEAELSRITGAQAPSGVPVVITVPVVERPRRAGSSASSSSSSSSSSSTSSSSRGRRSRSGSRRRLAK; encoded by the coding sequence ATGAGCCGTACCCGTACGACCCGCGCATACGACCGTTCGGCAAGCTCCGCCGCCATGGGCTCCGCCGCCAAACGCTCCGGCACCAAGCGCTCCGGTGCTCCGCGCCGTTCCAAGGGCGGCCAAGGCGGTCAAGCGCGTCAAGGCGGTCAAGGACGCCAACAGGCCTCCCCGCAGGGCGAGTTCGCGCTTCCGGTGACGACGACACCCGCGTTGGCCGCCGTCGACTCGTTCGCCGAGCTCGGCCTGCCGGCACCGATGACGGCCGCGCTCGTCCAGGAGGGCGTGACCGTACCGTTCCCGATCCAGGCTGCGACCCTGCCGAACTCGCTGGCCGGACGTGACGTACTCGGCCGTGGCCGCACCGGTTCGGGCAAGACCCTTGCCTTCGGTCTGGCGGTGCTGGCCCGTACGGCGGGTAAGCGCGCCGAGCCGCGGCAGCCGCTGGCCCTCGTGCTCGTGCCCACCCGAGAACTCGCCCAGCAGGTCACCGACGCGCTGACGCCGTACGCCCGTTCCGTGAGACTGCGGCTGGCCACCGTGGTCGGCGGGATGTCGATCGGCAGACAGGCCGGGGCGCTGCGGACGGGGGCGGAAGTCGTCGTCGCGACTCCGGGGCGCCTCAAGGACCTCATAGAGCGGGACGACTGCCGTCTGGGCGACGTCGCCATCACCGTCCTCGACGAGGCCGACCAGATGACCGACATGGGCTTCATGCCCCAGGTCACCGCACTCCTCGACCAGGTGCGCCCCGACGGCCAGCGGATGCTCTTCTCCGCCACCCTGGACCGCAACGTCGACCTGCTGGTCCGCCGCTACCTGACCGACCCGGTCGTCCACTCCGTCGATCCGTCCGCGGGAGCGGTCACCACGATGGAGCACCACGTCCTCCACGTCCACGACACGGACAAGCAGCGGACGGCGACCGAGATCGCGGCCCGGGACGGCCGGGTGATCATGTTTCTGGACACCAAGCACCGGGTGGACCGGCTGACCAAACACCTGCTGAAGAGCGGCGTCCACGCCGCGGCCCTGCACGGGGGCAAGTCCCAGCCGCAGCGCACGCGGACCCTCGCCCAGTTCAAGGACGGGCAGGTGACGGTTCTGGTGGCGACGAACGTCGCGGCGCGCGGGATCCACGTCGACAACCTCGATCTCGTCGTCAACGTCGATCCGCCCAGCGACCCCAAGGACTACCTGCACCGCGGCGGTCGTACGGCCCGCGCCGGCGAGTCCGGCAGCGTCGTGACCCTGGTGACCCCCGACCAGCGCCGCGACATGGCCCGGTTGATGGCCTCGGCCGGCGTCACCCCGCGGATCACCCCCGTCCGTTCGGGTGAAGCGGAGCTGAGCCGCATCACCGGGGCGCAGGCCCCTTCCGGGGTCCCCGTCGTGATCACCGTGCCGGTGGTGGAGCGGCCCCGCCGCGCCGGGTCCTCGGCGTCCTCGTCGTCCTCGTCGTCCTCGTCGTCATCAACGTCCTCTTCGTCCCGAGGCCGTCGCAGCCGCTCCGGCAGCCGGCGTCGGCTCGCCAAGTAA
- a CDS encoding SCO5918 family protein, with protein sequence MRCVIARYPFDLTKNGVLDLMKGITPEPITGESVTIGRRRYPAKQVGEVITRQDRRDFTSGEVTRAMTRLGFTCHDHPDAAPVPAPTPLQAASELFGSPVPRDV encoded by the coding sequence ATGCGCTGTGTCATCGCCCGCTACCCGTTCGACCTGACCAAGAACGGCGTACTGGACTTGATGAAGGGCATCACGCCCGAGCCCATCACGGGTGAGTCCGTGACCATCGGCCGCCGTCGCTACCCCGCCAAGCAGGTGGGCGAAGTCATCACCCGGCAGGACCGCCGCGACTTCACCAGCGGCGAAGTCACCCGGGCCATGACCCGCCTCGGCTTCACCTGCCACGACCACCCCGACGCCGCGCCCGTGCCGGCCCCCACTCCGCTCCAGGCCGCGTCGGAACTGTTCGGGAGCCCCGTACCCCGGGACGTGTGA
- a CDS encoding response regulator, with protein sequence MSLNVVLAEDSPLMRDGLVGVLTRFGHKVLAAVGDADALIGAVREHDPDIVVTDVRMPPDNTDDGLRAAIALRAERPALPVLVLSQYIEQSYAAHLLDLGSDTGVGYLLKDRVSAVGEFVDAVVQVAGGATVVDPEVVRQLLNRRRDPLARLTPREREVLALMAEGRANAEIARELYVTEAAVNKHVSGILQKLELHLDGQGHRRVLAVLAYLRA encoded by the coding sequence GTGTCGCTGAACGTCGTACTCGCCGAGGACTCCCCACTCATGCGGGACGGCCTCGTCGGCGTGCTCACCCGCTTCGGGCACAAGGTGCTCGCCGCCGTCGGAGACGCGGACGCGCTGATCGGCGCCGTCCGGGAGCACGATCCCGACATCGTCGTCACCGACGTCCGTATGCCGCCGGACAACACCGACGACGGTCTGCGCGCCGCCATCGCCCTGCGCGCCGAGCGTCCCGCCCTGCCGGTCCTCGTCCTCAGCCAGTACATCGAGCAGTCCTACGCCGCCCATCTACTTGACCTCGGCAGCGACACCGGCGTCGGCTACCTCCTCAAGGACCGGGTCAGCGCCGTCGGCGAGTTCGTCGACGCGGTCGTCCAGGTCGCCGGGGGCGCGACGGTCGTGGACCCCGAGGTGGTCCGCCAACTCCTCAACCGCCGCCGTGACCCCCTCGCCCGCCTCACCCCGCGAGAACGCGAGGTCCTCGCCCTCATGGCCGAGGGCCGCGCCAACGCCGAGATCGCCCGCGAGCTGTACGTCACCGAGGCGGCCGTCAACAAGCACGTCAGCGGCATCCTCCAGAAACTCGAACTCCACCTCGACGGCCAGGGCCACCGCCGAGTCCTCGCAGTCCTCGCGTACCTGCGCGCCTGA
- a CDS encoding sensor histidine kinase, producing MRHRTAWQALGQNPLKVLGSSWPWRSLAYLLSGVVSGSVITVVLVLMLAAGLVGLVVLVGAVVLVGVVLSGVAVTRFERWRLRLVDLDPVPDPHRAPERPGLVGWVRTRLLEPATWRELGFTAVSATALWWMDLLVLCFALGLPISVMTSPIDDPGAWPLVIVGLCLLAAAPYTITAWAGARAAVTRLMLAPRDSELGRELTDVRASRARLVDAFDAERRRIERDLHDGAQQRLVSLNVLLGLARLDAEPDSPLAGQLAQAQEQVTLAVEELRELSRGVHPKALTDQGLEAAVGNLAARSALPVTVDIRLPHRMPVSVETTAYFVIAEALTNAVKHSRAVRVEVHARLHTDVLTLTVVDDGVGGAEHRAGNGSGLIGLADRVAAADGRLRLSSPPGGPTSLHVELPCR from the coding sequence ATGCGACATCGGACCGCCTGGCAGGCGCTCGGCCAGAACCCGCTGAAGGTGCTCGGCTCCAGCTGGCCCTGGCGGTCGCTGGCCTATCTGCTGTCCGGGGTGGTGTCGGGTTCCGTCATCACGGTCGTCCTCGTGCTCATGCTGGCGGCGGGGCTGGTCGGGCTGGTCGTGCTGGTGGGGGCCGTGGTGCTGGTCGGGGTCGTGCTGTCGGGGGTCGCCGTGACCCGGTTCGAGCGGTGGCGGCTGCGGCTGGTGGATCTGGACCCGGTACCGGATCCGCACCGGGCCCCGGAGCGGCCGGGGCTCGTCGGATGGGTACGGACGCGGTTGCTGGAGCCCGCGACCTGGCGGGAGCTGGGGTTCACCGCGGTGTCGGCGACCGCGCTGTGGTGGATGGACCTCCTCGTCCTCTGCTTCGCCCTGGGGCTCCCGATATCCGTGATGACGTCGCCGATCGACGATCCCGGCGCCTGGCCGCTGGTGATCGTCGGGCTCTGTCTGCTCGCCGCCGCGCCGTACACCATCACCGCGTGGGCCGGTGCCCGGGCCGCCGTCACCCGGCTCATGCTGGCGCCGCGCGACAGCGAACTGGGCCGCGAACTGACCGACGTACGAGCCTCCCGGGCCCGTCTGGTCGACGCCTTCGACGCGGAGCGGCGCCGGATCGAACGGGATCTGCACGACGGGGCGCAGCAACGGCTGGTCTCGCTCAACGTGCTGCTCGGGCTGGCCCGCCTCGACGCGGAGCCGGACTCGCCGCTGGCCGGTCAGCTCGCCCAGGCCCAGGAACAAGTCACGCTCGCCGTGGAGGAGTTGCGTGAGCTCAGCCGTGGCGTCCACCCCAAGGCCCTGACCGACCAGGGGCTGGAGGCGGCGGTCGGGAACCTCGCGGCCCGCTCCGCCCTGCCCGTCACGGTCGACATCCGCCTGCCGCACCGTATGCCCGTCTCCGTGGAGACCACGGCGTACTTCGTGATCGCCGAGGCCCTGACCAACGCCGTCAAGCACAGCCGCGCGGTCCGGGTCGAGGTGCACGCCCGGCTGCACACCGACGTCCTCACCCTGACGGTCGTCGACGACGGTGTCGGCGGCGCCGAGCACCGCGCGGGCAACGGCAGTGGGCTGATCGGCCTCGCCGACCGCGTCGCCGCCGCGGACGGCAGACTGCGGCTGTCCAGCCCGCCGGGCGGGCCCACTTCCCTGCACGTGGAGCTGCCGTGTCGCTGA
- a CDS encoding serine hydrolase domain-containing protein, translating into MAVLAALGIAATTAVPASSAPPSAARPAATLNAASIDRFVRDYVEQTRLPGAVVAVTRGDRVVHTAGYGRTASGKTMTARTRVPVASLSKAMTALAVMRLVEAGKVDLDRPVHQYLPEFTMADRRSGDITVRQLLTQTSGMADATYPDLTRAQPHTLREAVAAMRGARLDTRPGTRYRYHNPNYFVAARLVEVVGGRPFADHLSTELFEPLGMTDTESVDSTTEMPDEARGHVRAYGTTFSRPHPRWFAAGGHGVVTTAEDLARWLIVQNNDGVSADGRRIATADTIELTHTPPKTTKDTDYAMGWSMDREAGEHARIEHTGQLLTHNAMATLLPDSGTGIAVVTNTGLISGDDAPQITQGLVDLAQGRHPEVAAPFSMTADWYLAALTLLAAALGTTGVLRARRWAGRTARRPWWRVTLRLLPHTLPILLLTQLATLLGLLMNRVGTLTQTAHAWPALFICTATAALASTAVVTARGVAVLRRRRPARSG; encoded by the coding sequence ATGGCTGTGCTGGCCGCGTTGGGCATCGCGGCGACGACCGCCGTACCGGCCTCCTCCGCCCCGCCGTCCGCCGCCCGCCCCGCCGCCACCCTCAACGCGGCCTCCATCGACCGATTCGTACGCGACTACGTGGAGCAGACCCGGCTGCCGGGCGCGGTGGTGGCCGTAACGAGAGGTGACCGGGTCGTCCACACGGCGGGCTACGGCCGTACCGCCTCCGGGAAGACCATGACGGCTCGGACACGCGTACCGGTGGCGTCCCTCTCCAAGGCCATGACCGCGCTCGCCGTGATGCGGCTGGTCGAGGCGGGCAAGGTCGACCTGGACCGCCCGGTGCACCAGTACCTGCCGGAGTTCACGATGGCTGACCGGCGGTCCGGGGACATCACCGTCCGGCAGCTGCTGACGCAGACCTCCGGCATGGCCGACGCGACGTACCCGGACCTGACCCGCGCCCAACCGCACACCCTCAGGGAGGCGGTGGCCGCGATGCGCGGCGCGCGCCTGGACACCAGGCCGGGCACCCGGTACCGCTACCACAACCCCAACTACTTCGTCGCGGCCCGCCTGGTCGAGGTGGTGGGCGGTCGTCCCTTCGCCGACCACCTCTCCACCGAACTCTTCGAGCCGCTGGGCATGACGGACACGGAGTCCGTCGACTCGACGACGGAGATGCCCGACGAGGCCCGCGGCCATGTCCGCGCCTACGGGACGACGTTCTCCCGCCCGCACCCGCGCTGGTTCGCGGCGGGCGGCCACGGCGTGGTCACCACCGCGGAGGACCTGGCCCGGTGGCTGATCGTCCAGAACAACGACGGCGTCTCCGCGGACGGCCGCCGTATCGCCACCGCGGACACCATCGAGCTGACGCACACCCCACCGAAGACGACGAAGGACACCGACTACGCCATGGGCTGGTCGATGGACCGGGAAGCCGGCGAGCACGCCCGGATCGAGCACACGGGCCAACTCCTCACCCACAACGCCATGGCGACCCTGCTGCCCGACAGCGGCACCGGCATCGCGGTCGTCACCAACACGGGCCTGATCTCCGGCGACGACGCCCCGCAGATCACCCAGGGCCTGGTCGACCTGGCCCAAGGCAGGCACCCCGAGGTGGCCGCCCCCTTCTCGATGACGGCCGACTGGTACCTGGCGGCCCTCACCCTGCTGGCGGCGGCCCTGGGCACCACCGGCGTCCTACGCGCCCGCCGCTGGGCCGGACGCACGGCACGCCGCCCATGGTGGCGCGTGACCCTGCGCCTCCTCCCCCACACCCTCCCGATCCTCCTGCTGACCCAGCTGGCCACTCTGCTGGGCCTGTTGATGAACCGCGTCGGAACCCTGACCCAAACCGCCCACGCCTGGCCGGCCCTGTTCATCTGCACAGCCACGGCGGCCCTCGCCTCCACGGCCGTCGTCACCGCCCGGGGTGTCGCTGTTCTCCGCCGTCGGCGACCGGCCCGCAGTGGCTGA
- a CDS encoding RICIN domain-containing protein: MAHRTRTRRLLGAIGVTALATGTVMATTSLPVAYAETAAAGASVTVRPDPSYKGESFEGWGTSLVWFANATGDYPPEIREKLADLLFGEDGLNLNIARYNIGGGNAPDVKDYLRAGGAVEGWWKAPAGTTREDVDWWSADDKKDWNKNADATQRWWVDRIKNDINHWETFSNSPPWFMTVSGYVSGGFDSSKDQLKEESVDDFAKYLVGATERLEKAHGIKVDTLDPFNEPNTDYWGTKLGADGQPTGGRQEGAHIGPELQQKVIKELGPVLEKSRTHAEISAMDETNPGIFATNWNSYPQEVRDLVGQMNVHTYGTGQRTTVRDLAKAADKPLWMSEVEGDWGDGQSFTDMRPGLGLAQRMVDDLRELEPKAWVFWQPVEDYDNMKPGGESAKGGNWGSIQLSFGCDSADTLETCPIYTNTKFDTARNFTHYIKPGDRLIKTNDTSSTAAVAKRGDKATVVHVNSTTAARDVTLDLSRFGKVSSRATVTAVVTDADGKLVKQQPVRVTGKQATVTVPAQSVTSFLVKGVSGVAKNQAELQDGHSYRLTGVQSGKDLSIGANGKSLVIKSAANGGTQWQLDRVGHGAAGNRTRYVLTDPASDKRLAIRDGALVAEPADGRCDTAAQWIMSTTGDSTWTLVNAATGQLPDVSGQSTSEGAGVGIWWPNSGSNQRWKLTDVTTTATSSTS; this comes from the coding sequence ATGGCACACCGCACCCGCACGAGACGGCTCCTCGGGGCCATCGGCGTCACCGCCCTCGCGACCGGGACCGTCATGGCCACCACCTCCCTGCCGGTCGCGTACGCCGAGACGGCCGCGGCGGGCGCCTCGGTCACCGTCCGGCCCGACCCCTCCTACAAGGGGGAGAGCTTCGAGGGCTGGGGCACCAGCCTGGTGTGGTTCGCCAACGCCACCGGCGACTACCCGCCCGAGATACGGGAGAAGCTCGCCGACCTCCTCTTCGGCGAGGACGGCCTCAACCTGAACATCGCCCGCTACAACATCGGCGGCGGCAACGCCCCGGACGTCAAGGACTACCTCCGTGCGGGCGGCGCGGTCGAGGGCTGGTGGAAGGCGCCGGCGGGCACCACCCGCGAGGACGTCGACTGGTGGAGCGCCGACGACAAGAAGGACTGGAACAAGAACGCGGACGCCACCCAGCGCTGGTGGGTGGACCGCATCAAGAACGACATCAACCACTGGGAGACGTTCAGCAACTCCCCGCCGTGGTTCATGACGGTCAGCGGTTACGTCTCCGGCGGCTTCGACTCCTCGAAGGACCAGCTCAAGGAGGAGTCCGTCGACGACTTCGCCAAGTATCTGGTGGGCGCCACCGAGCGGCTGGAGAAGGCGCACGGCATCAAGGTCGACACGCTCGACCCGTTCAACGAGCCGAACACCGACTACTGGGGTACGAAGCTGGGGGCCGACGGTCAGCCGACGGGGGGCCGCCAGGAGGGCGCCCACATCGGTCCCGAGCTCCAGCAGAAGGTGATCAAGGAGCTCGGCCCGGTCCTGGAGAAGTCCCGTACGCACGCGGAGATCTCCGCGATGGACGAGACCAACCCCGGCATCTTCGCCACCAACTGGAACTCGTACCCCCAGGAAGTGCGCGACCTCGTCGGCCAGATGAACGTCCACACGTACGGCACCGGCCAGCGCACCACCGTGCGCGACCTGGCCAAGGCCGCCGACAAGCCGCTGTGGATGAGCGAGGTCGAGGGCGACTGGGGCGACGGGCAGAGCTTCACCGACATGCGGCCCGGCCTGGGCCTCGCCCAGCGCATGGTCGACGACCTGCGGGAACTGGAGCCCAAGGCCTGGGTGTTCTGGCAGCCGGTCGAGGACTACGACAACATGAAGCCCGGCGGCGAGTCCGCGAAGGGCGGAAACTGGGGCTCCATCCAGCTGTCGTTCGGCTGCGACTCCGCGGACACCCTCGAAACGTGCCCGATCTACACGAACACCAAGTTCGACACCGCCCGTAACTTCACCCACTACATCAAGCCCGGCGACCGGCTGATCAAGACCAACGACACCTCCAGCACCGCCGCGGTCGCCAAGAGGGGCGACAAGGCCACCGTCGTCCACGTCAACAGCACCACCGCCGCCCGCGACGTCACCCTCGACCTGTCCAGGTTCGGCAAGGTCTCGTCCCGCGCGACCGTCACCGCGGTCGTGACCGACGCCGACGGCAAGCTGGTCAAGCAGCAGCCGGTCCGGGTCACCGGCAAGCAGGCCACCGTCACGGTCCCCGCCCAGTCCGTGACGAGCTTCCTCGTCAAGGGCGTCTCCGGTGTCGCGAAGAACCAGGCCGAGCTCCAGGACGGCCACAGCTACCGGCTGACCGGCGTCCAGAGCGGCAAGGACCTCAGCATCGGCGCCAACGGCAAGAGCCTCGTCATCAAGTCCGCCGCCAACGGCGGTACGCAGTGGCAGCTGGACCGCGTCGGCCATGGCGCCGCCGGCAACCGCACGCGGTACGTCCTCACCGACCCCGCGAGCGACAAGCGCCTCGCCATCCGCGACGGCGCCCTGGTCGCCGAGCCCGCCGACGGCCGCTGCGACACCGCCGCCCAGTGGATCATGTCCACCACCGGTGACAGCACCTGGACCCTCGTCAACGCCGCCACCGGCCAACTCCCCGACGTCTCCGGCCAGTCCACCAGCGAGGGCGCCGGCGTCGGCATCTGGTGGCCCAACTCCGGCTCCAACCAGCGCTGGAAGCTCACGGACGTGACCACCACCGCGACTTCGTCGACCTCGTAA
- a CDS encoding LacI family DNA-binding transcriptional regulator, producing MGDVARLAGVSAQTVSRVSNGFPGVTEETRRQVRAAMRELGYRPNSAARALRRGEFRTLGVITFSLSTMGNIRTLDAIATSAARQGYAVTLLPVAVPTQDEVNGAFSRLGELAVDAVIVILETHLLDAATVSLPPGVPVVVADSDAGDHYTVVDTDQAGGARDAVRHLLDLGHGTVWHLAGPEDSFAAQRRANAWRETLTEAGRTPPPLVRGDWSAESGYRAGLRLADRPDCTAVFAANDQMALGLLRALHERGREVPGDVSVIGFDDIPEASSFLPPLTTIHQDFAEVGRLCVAGVLTKMRQDLPEHGTTLVPTRLVHRASTAPPPARLLR from the coding sequence ATGGGTGACGTCGCCCGGCTGGCCGGTGTGTCCGCCCAGACGGTCTCCCGGGTCTCCAACGGATTCCCGGGGGTGACCGAGGAGACCCGGCGGCAGGTGCGGGCCGCGATGCGGGAGCTGGGCTACCGGCCCAACAGCGCGGCGCGGGCGCTCCGCCGGGGCGAGTTCCGCACGCTGGGCGTGATCACCTTCTCCCTGTCCACCATGGGCAACATCCGCACCCTCGACGCGATCGCCACATCCGCCGCCCGGCAGGGGTACGCGGTCACGCTCCTGCCCGTCGCGGTCCCCACCCAGGACGAGGTGAACGGCGCCTTCTCCCGCCTGGGCGAACTCGCCGTCGACGCCGTCATCGTCATCCTGGAGACCCATCTGCTGGACGCGGCGACGGTCTCCCTGCCGCCCGGCGTCCCGGTCGTGGTCGCCGACTCGGACGCCGGTGACCACTACACCGTGGTCGACACCGACCAGGCGGGCGGCGCGCGCGACGCCGTACGCCACCTCCTGGACCTCGGGCACGGGACGGTGTGGCATCTGGCCGGCCCCGAGGACTCCTTCGCCGCGCAGCGCCGGGCCAACGCGTGGCGCGAGACGCTCACCGAGGCGGGCAGGACCCCGCCGCCCCTGGTACGCGGCGACTGGTCGGCGGAGTCCGGCTACCGGGCCGGGCTGCGGCTGGCCGACCGGCCGGACTGCACGGCGGTCTTCGCCGCCAACGACCAGATGGCCCTGGGCCTGCTCCGCGCCCTCCACGAACGCGGACGCGAGGTCCCGGGCGACGTCAGCGTCATCGGCTTCGACGACATTCCCGAGGCTTCTTCGTTCCTTCCGCCCCTCACCACCATCCATCAGGACTTCGCGGAGGTGGGGAGGCTGTGTGTGGCGGGCGTCCTGACCAAGATGCGCCAGGACCTGCCGGAACACGGCACGACCCTCGTCCCCACCCGCCTGGTACACCGCGCCAGCACGGCACCGCCGCCGGCCCGCCTCCTCCGGTAG
- a CDS encoding VOC family protein translates to MASRLNPYISFDGDARQAMEFYQEVFGGTPALNTFGEYGQPDAPNADKIMHAMLETPNGFTLMASDTPPGMPHNAGNNITVSLSGDDDTELRGYWEKLSEGGSVSVPLEKQMWGDVFGMCTDRFGTPWMVNISQAQG, encoded by the coding sequence ATGGCCTCACGACTCAATCCGTACATCAGCTTCGACGGTGACGCCCGGCAGGCGATGGAGTTCTACCAGGAGGTCTTCGGCGGCACGCCGGCGCTGAACACCTTCGGGGAGTACGGCCAGCCGGACGCACCCAACGCCGACAAGATCATGCACGCCATGCTGGAGACGCCGAACGGCTTCACGCTGATGGCGTCGGACACCCCACCCGGCATGCCGCACAACGCCGGGAACAACATCACCGTGAGCCTGAGCGGCGACGACGACACCGAGCTGCGCGGCTACTGGGAGAAGCTGTCGGAAGGCGGCTCGGTGTCGGTCCCCCTGGAGAAGCAGATGTGGGGCGACGTCTTCGGCATGTGCACGGACCGGTTCGGCACCCCGTGGATGGTCAACATCAGTCAGGCGCAAGGCTGA